The following coding sequences are from one Nymphalis io chromosome 5, ilAglIoxx1.1, whole genome shotgun sequence window:
- the LOC126768411 gene encoding cuticle protein 18.6-like, producing MIFKVVIFAAALMAVSAQYHGQSHGHATSSQSIIRHDISHNQHGYNHDYYAHPQYEFQYNVEDHHTGDIKSQHEARDGDHVTGSYSLHQPDGSVRTVHYNADQHSG from the exons ATGATTTTTAAG GTTGTCATTTTTGCTGCTGCGCTGATGGCGGTAAGCGCGCAATATCATGGACAAAGTCATGGTCACGCAACTTCTTCTCAGTCAATCATCCGCCACGATATATCCCACAACCAACATGGCTACAACCAC GATTACTAC GCGCACCCTCAATACGAGTTCCAATACAACGTAGAAGACCACCACACTGGTGACATCAAGTCTCAGCACGAAGCTCGCGATGGTGACCACGTGACCGGCTCCTACAGTCTGCACCAGCCCGACGGTTCAGTACGCACCGTCCACTACAATGCTGATCAACATAGCGGGTAA
- the LOC126768412 gene encoding cuticle protein 21-like yields MAASLMAVSAQHHSQGHATSSQSIIRHDVSHDHGYNHVRPIAVHSAPVYHHQPAVSIHHAAPIVHAAPIVHHAAPIAHYQTPVYHNQHNDAHEHQDYYSHPKYEFQYNVEDHHTGDIKSQHETRDGDHVTGSYSLHQPDGSVRTVHYNADQHNGFNAQVDYSAHSTHVVIFAAALMAVSAQYHGQSHGHATSSQSIIRHDISHNQHGYNHDYYAHPQYEFQYNVEDHHTGDIKSQHEARDGDHVTGSYSLHQPDGSVRTVHYNADQHSG; encoded by the exons ATGGCTGCTTCGCTGATGGCAGTAAGCGCGCAGCATCATAGTCAAGGCCATGCGACATCTTCTCAATCAATCATCCGACATGACGTATCTCACGACCACGGCTACAACCACGTACGACCAATCGCCGTTCACTCTGCTCCGGTGTATCACCACCAACCAGCAGTTTCcatccaccacgccgctcctatcgtccacgctgctccaattgtTCACCATGCTGCTCCCATTGCACACTACCAAACTCCAGTCTACCACAATCAACATAATGATGCTCATGAACACCAGGATTACTAT TCTCATCCTAAATACGAGTTCCAATACAACGTAGAAGACCACCACACTGGTGACATCAAGTCTCAGCACGAAACTCGTGATGGTGACCACGTCACCGGCTCCTACAGTCTGCACCAGCCCGACGGTTCCGTACGCACCGTCCATTACAACGCCGACCAGCATAACGG ATTTAATGCACAAGTCGACTACTCTGCGCACTCAACACAC GTTGTCATTTTTGCTGCTGCGCTGATGGCGGTAAGCGCGCAATATCATGGACAAAGTCATGGTCACGCAACTTCTTCTCAGTCAATCATCCGCCACGATATATCCCACAACCAACATGGCTACAACCAC GATTACTAC GCGCACCCTCAATACGAGTTCCAATACAACGTAGAAGACCACCACACTGGTGACATCAAGTCTCAGCACGAAGCTCGCGATGGTGACCACGTGACCGGCTCCTACAGTCTGCACCAGCCCGACGGTTCAGTACGCACCGTCCACTACAATGCTGATCAACATAGCGGGTAA